A genomic stretch from Telmatocola sphagniphila includes:
- a CDS encoding alpha/beta hydrolase-fold protein, whose amino-acid sequence MRWMAFLLALVPANINAGEVKFEVSMKAGLIAKPTDGRIMVVMASGKNPMPIRGIGETGLDAPVFIGKDALAFTAGKSITLGSECPIFPIESLSRLPKGRYTIQAVFHHNLELNLPTAEGNVYSMPKEIDIDPVAGANIPIELSQVVPVDAPQESERIKYVKIKSAALSKFHGRDMYLRAGVCLPPDFDKNPQKKYPLLVTIGGYGTRYTAIQRYSRASIPMLILHVDGAGPYGDPYYVDSDCNGPYGKALTEELIPYVEKMFQGIGAGYARFTTGASTGGWVSLALQIEYPDLFNGCWSFAPDPVDFRAFELINIYQDENAYINKHGFERPAKRELNGETSYTVRHECQMEVVMGRNDSWWRSGKDWCAWNATFGPRGADGQPKPLWDGKTGKIDKSVLQAWKKNELNTILTEGWPTKHARWGGKIHVYVGDADDYFLNNAVKYMEASTKKFNPPFDGVIVTGPYQGHGFHPISNAEMIRQMIDRFEKSKK is encoded by the coding sequence ATGAGATGGATGGCCTTTCTCTTGGCACTAGTCCCTGCGAATATCAATGCCGGGGAAGTAAAATTCGAAGTCTCGATGAAAGCGGGTTTGATAGCGAAACCCACCGATGGGCGAATCATGGTGGTCATGGCGTCGGGTAAGAATCCTATGCCGATTCGGGGGATTGGGGAAACCGGTCTGGATGCGCCCGTCTTCATCGGGAAGGATGCTCTCGCTTTTACAGCTGGGAAAAGCATAACGTTGGGCTCGGAATGTCCGATATTTCCGATCGAAAGTCTATCGAGATTGCCCAAGGGGCGTTATACCATTCAAGCCGTGTTCCATCACAATCTCGAATTGAATCTGCCGACTGCGGAAGGCAACGTCTACAGCATGCCTAAGGAAATCGACATCGATCCTGTAGCCGGGGCAAACATTCCAATTGAACTGAGCCAGGTGGTTCCGGTCGATGCTCCCCAGGAATCCGAGCGAATTAAATATGTGAAAATCAAATCGGCCGCGCTGAGCAAGTTTCATGGCCGGGATATGTACCTGCGAGCCGGTGTCTGTCTGCCGCCCGATTTCGACAAGAATCCTCAAAAGAAATATCCCCTGCTGGTGACGATAGGTGGCTATGGAACTCGTTATACAGCCATTCAACGCTATAGTCGCGCTTCGATTCCCATGCTGATCCTTCACGTGGATGGGGCCGGGCCTTATGGCGATCCCTATTACGTCGATTCTGATTGCAATGGCCCTTATGGCAAAGCCCTTACGGAAGAGTTAATCCCCTACGTAGAGAAGATGTTTCAAGGCATCGGTGCGGGTTATGCCCGGTTCACCACAGGAGCCTCCACGGGCGGTTGGGTTTCATTAGCTTTGCAGATCGAATATCCCGATTTGTTCAACGGCTGCTGGTCTTTCGCGCCCGATCCGGTCGATTTCCGGGCGTTTGAGTTGATCAACATCTATCAGGACGAGAACGCCTACATCAATAAACATGGATTCGAACGTCCCGCCAAACGCGAACTGAACGGCGAAACCTCCTATACGGTCCGACACGAATGCCAGATGGAAGTCGTGATGGGTCGCAATGATAGTTGGTGGCGCTCGGGCAAGGACTGGTGTGCCTGGAATGCCACCTTCGGGCCTCGGGGAGCGGATGGTCAACCCAAACCCCTCTGGGACGGAAAAACCGGGAAGATTGACAAGAGCGTTTTGCAAGCCTGGAAGAAAAATGAGTTGAACACCATTCTGACGGAAGGCTGGCCGACCAAGCATGCGCGCTGGGGCGGGAAGATTCACGTCTATGTCGGCGATGCGGACGATTATTTCTTGAATAACGCGGTCAAGTATATGGAGGCTTCAACAAAGAAATTCAATCCTCCGTTCGATGGCGTTATCGTGACGGGCCCGTATCAGGGGCATGGTTTTCACCCGATTTCCAATGCGGAGATGATCCGTCAGATGATCGATCGCTTTGAGAAGTCCAAGAAATGA
- a CDS encoding cysteine desulfurase family protein, protein MLYLDANSTTPVNPAVREAMLPWLGSCFGNPSSAHRFGRKARQALEDARDQIAGLLHADSDEVVFTSGATESNNLALFGLVPESPCRFAVSPIEHLCVTEPAKRLQARGYIVDPIEVDSQGIVNDLNLDSSTRLICIMRVNHETGAIQPISDLVNASRIQAPQTLFHCDAAQAVGKLPVNFRELGVDSLSVSGHKFHAPQGVGLLLVRKGLKLRPALFGGHQQQGRRPGTESVILAIGLAKALELAEAEREQAWVRLSRLQSRFWELLRDQAVPAIRNSPPQSSPYVLNVSFPGCRAELLLMKLDMLGVACSTGSACSSGSLLPSPVLKAMHAPEEILRSAMRFSWTRDISEIELEQAAAIIARAVAEVRGQ, encoded by the coding sequence ATGCTGTACCTGGATGCCAATTCGACCACTCCCGTAAATCCCGCAGTTCGAGAAGCAATGCTTCCCTGGCTGGGCAGTTGTTTCGGCAATCCTTCCAGCGCTCACAGGTTTGGTCGTAAAGCCCGCCAAGCTCTCGAAGATGCTCGCGATCAGATCGCCGGGCTGTTGCATGCAGATTCCGACGAGGTGGTCTTTACCAGCGGCGCCACGGAATCGAATAATTTAGCTTTATTCGGACTCGTTCCGGAGTCGCCCTGTCGTTTCGCCGTGAGCCCTATCGAACATCTCTGCGTCACGGAACCCGCAAAACGGCTGCAAGCTCGAGGCTACATTGTCGATCCAATCGAAGTTGATTCGCAAGGAATCGTCAATGATCTGAATCTCGATAGTTCCACGCGCTTAATCTGCATTATGAGGGTAAATCACGAAACCGGGGCGATTCAACCGATTTCCGATCTAGTCAATGCGAGCCGAATTCAGGCTCCGCAGACTTTATTCCACTGCGACGCGGCTCAGGCGGTGGGAAAACTCCCTGTAAATTTTCGGGAACTGGGTGTGGATTCGCTCTCTGTCAGCGGGCACAAATTCCATGCACCCCAGGGTGTAGGATTACTGCTGGTGAGAAAAGGGCTAAAGCTGAGGCCTGCTTTGTTCGGTGGCCATCAACAGCAAGGTCGGAGGCCCGGTACTGAAAGCGTTATCCTCGCCATCGGGTTAGCTAAAGCTCTGGAGCTTGCGGAAGCCGAGCGGGAACAAGCCTGGGTGAGATTGAGCCGTCTTCAATCTCGTTTCTGGGAGTTGCTGAGGGATCAAGCCGTCCCCGCCATTCGAAACTCTCCGCCGCAAAGTTCTCCTTATGTCCTTAATGTGTCCTTTCCTGGATGCCGGGCTGAATTGCTGCTGATGAAACTGGATATGCTCGGCGTCGCTTGCTCCACGGGTTCTGCCTGCTCGAGCGGTTCCCTTCTTCCCTCGCCCGTTCTGAAGGCCATGCACGCGCCGGAAGAAATTCTCCGCTCGGCCATGCGCTTCAGCTGGACCCGAGATATTTCGGAGATCGAATTAGAGCAGGCCGCAGCGATTATCGCCCGGGCGGTTGCTGAAGTGCGCGGCCAGTAG
- a CDS encoding vWA domain-containing protein, with amino-acid sequence MHAILFTGAALIGMPILLHLIMRQEPKRQPLPTFRFLKMKRRINERKIRLRHWLLLAMRMLLIGLTALALFQPTLLSNRFNIRGEQPVAAVIVLDTSASMGYILAERSGLTEAQQRGLKLLEETTTGSWTMLDEARGRAMELLDELPPNSKVAIIDTSERLVDWSPTAFDARKKIQSIKKTRGNSQTVSRGVEQAYGLFARLDTTTPTDSGPLPRLLVVLSDREGPSWDASRVDDLKSLREKIPPPEVFQIYLDVGIDKPVNMAIRDVSMESAMLDPRDEAIIRVVVEATGQAAENIISCRFDAENETEKKPINLQAGEQKTIEFRRSRIKEGLHTAEIKLETADALPFDNIRYLTFSVREPRKVLAIADGSARIGALGGGATELIKADLEANPFRKELDLYHYIRAFGSVRSVSSDLVLSENVDVWQTPESEMARYEAVILCGLKSPSEKLWNSLKSYLEQGGRVLIFPDGSEQDKLAYNNIVAQSILPGTFEKWIERPEMDIGWDWAGMRYEHPLLAPFKDWRKDPGINFVKTPPLVKRYWQVQPLNNQTIVARFADGANSEGGNPAILERAVGTGVRRGLVMMYAMTFNARQTSGTANQQFDLYDNYSQTSFHLVLSTLTMRYLVGENENFEKVNYYTGQMAVVRWPTEPSRNAKPFYLSGPDVSNTDSQITRDPKENYFRLPAEKTVTPGNYSLSSEDKTWVDGFSLNIPPEESRLERVPVEAIEPIFGKEGITPVGKQFKLREILKGNMTQPVELFPFLMVLLLLFMAFENLLANKFYRS; translated from the coding sequence ATGCACGCGATTCTCTTCACCGGTGCGGCACTGATCGGTATGCCCATCCTGCTGCACCTGATCATGCGGCAGGAGCCGAAACGCCAACCGCTGCCAACCTTCCGTTTCCTCAAAATGAAACGGCGGATCAACGAACGAAAAATCAGGCTCCGGCACTGGTTGTTGCTGGCGATGCGTATGCTTCTGATCGGTCTGACGGCCTTAGCCCTATTTCAGCCCACTTTGTTAAGTAATCGTTTCAATATCCGAGGCGAACAACCAGTTGCGGCCGTCATAGTCCTCGATACTTCTGCCAGCATGGGTTATATTCTGGCCGAAAGGTCGGGGCTGACCGAAGCCCAGCAGCGTGGCCTGAAACTTCTCGAAGAAACGACTACTGGCTCCTGGACGATGCTCGATGAAGCTCGTGGTCGGGCGATGGAGCTTCTGGATGAATTGCCCCCCAACAGCAAGGTGGCGATCATCGATACTTCGGAGCGCCTGGTCGACTGGTCGCCCACCGCATTCGATGCCCGGAAGAAAATTCAAAGTATCAAAAAAACACGTGGCAATAGTCAGACTGTCTCCCGAGGTGTCGAACAAGCCTACGGTTTGTTTGCTCGACTCGATACCACAACCCCGACCGATAGTGGTCCGTTGCCGAGATTGTTAGTGGTTTTGTCCGATCGAGAGGGGCCGAGCTGGGACGCCTCACGAGTGGACGATCTGAAATCGCTCCGCGAAAAAATCCCGCCACCGGAAGTCTTCCAGATCTATCTCGATGTGGGTATAGACAAGCCGGTCAACATGGCCATCCGCGACGTGAGTATGGAATCCGCGATGCTGGATCCCCGCGACGAGGCTATTATTCGTGTCGTTGTGGAAGCCACGGGCCAGGCTGCGGAGAACATCATCTCCTGCCGGTTCGATGCCGAGAATGAAACCGAAAAGAAGCCTATCAACCTCCAGGCGGGCGAGCAGAAAACCATTGAGTTTCGCCGATCCCGGATCAAGGAAGGACTTCACACGGCCGAAATCAAATTGGAAACCGCCGATGCTCTGCCGTTCGATAATATCCGCTATCTCACCTTCAGTGTTCGAGAGCCCCGAAAAGTACTGGCAATAGCCGATGGCAGCGCCCGGATTGGAGCACTCGGAGGGGGGGCGACCGAGCTGATCAAGGCCGATCTCGAAGCGAATCCCTTCCGAAAGGAACTCGATCTCTACCACTACATTCGAGCTTTCGGTTCGGTACGATCGGTTTCCTCCGATCTGGTTCTGAGTGAGAATGTCGACGTTTGGCAGACACCCGAAAGTGAAATGGCTCGCTACGAAGCCGTGATCCTGTGTGGACTCAAGAGTCCCTCGGAGAAACTCTGGAACTCGTTGAAAAGTTATCTGGAGCAGGGAGGTCGGGTTCTCATTTTCCCTGATGGTTCGGAGCAGGATAAACTTGCTTACAACAACATCGTGGCACAAAGCATTCTGCCTGGAACGTTCGAGAAATGGATCGAACGGCCGGAAATGGATATCGGTTGGGATTGGGCCGGTATGCGTTACGAGCATCCGCTTCTAGCCCCATTCAAAGACTGGCGGAAAGATCCCGGAATCAACTTCGTTAAAACGCCACCTCTCGTCAAACGTTATTGGCAGGTGCAGCCACTAAATAATCAAACGATTGTGGCCCGCTTTGCGGACGGGGCGAATAGCGAAGGCGGCAATCCGGCGATTCTGGAACGTGCCGTCGGGACGGGCGTTCGACGCGGACTGGTGATGATGTACGCCATGACTTTCAACGCTCGGCAGACCTCCGGCACGGCCAATCAACAGTTCGATCTCTACGACAATTATTCGCAAACCTCGTTCCACTTGGTCTTATCCACCTTGACTATGCGATACTTGGTGGGAGAGAACGAAAACTTCGAGAAGGTGAATTACTACACCGGGCAGATGGCGGTGGTGCGATGGCCGACGGAACCGAGCAGGAATGCCAAACCTTTTTATCTCTCCGGGCCGGATGTGAGCAATACCGATTCCCAAATTACTCGTGACCCGAAAGAAAATTACTTTCGGCTACCTGCAGAAAAGACGGTAACTCCTGGGAATTATTCACTTTCGAGCGAGGATAAAACTTGGGTCGACGGCTTCAGTTTAAATATTCCGCCGGAAGAAAGTCGGCTGGAAAGGGTGCCCGTCGAAGCCATCGAACCGATTTTTGGCAAAGAGGGCATTACCCCAGTCGGTAAGCAATTTAAACTTCGGGAAATTCTAAAAGGAAACATGACTCAACCCGTGGAACTGTTTCCATTCCTGATGGTTCTCTTACTTCTCTTCATGGCCTTCGAAAACTTGCTGGCAAACAAGTTTTACCGCAGTTGA